The Naumovozyma castellii chromosome 4, complete genome genome contains a region encoding:
- the NCAS0D04850 gene encoding SDR family oxidoreductase: protein MEQINKNAILVSGADGFIALHIVNDLLQKGYTVIGSVRNPEEAALLMKDFNNNPKLIPVVVEDISKLNSFDHVFQEYGSQIKGVLHVASPVHFESSDVVNDLLIPALNGTTAVLNAIKEYAPQSVEKVVITSSFAGFVSPKQMADKNTVVTEDSWNDSTWENCQSDPISAYCASKKFAEKAAWDFLEKYKSEVKFELAVISPGWVFGPQLFSRGVKPVMNVSCEIINKIVHARSIDDVPFEMMGPYIDVRDTAKAHIFALENDSCNGHRLILNEGFFTAQEILDIVHNDFPEVGKDIPMGNPGTGKKLLEERFTADNSKTRKILGFPFRDLKETVDDTVAQIIEVNGKK, encoded by the coding sequence atggaacaaaTTAACAAAAATGCAATTCTAGTCTCAGGGGCCGATGGGTTCATTGCCCTTCATATTGTGAATGATTTATTGCAAAAGGGTTATACTGTCATTGGGTCAGTAAGAAATCCCGAAGAGGCAGCCCTGTTGATGAAGGACTTTAACAATAATCCAAAATTAATTCCTGTCGTTGTGGAAGATATCTCTAAACTTAATTCATTTGATCATgtttttcaagaatatgGATCTCAAATAAAGGGTGTGTTACATGTTGCATCTCCGGttcattttgaaagttCTGATGTAGTGAATGATTTGTTAATCCCAGCTTTAAATGGTACAACTGCAGTATTGAATGCAATTAAAGAGTATGCACCACAGTCGGTAGAAAAAGTGGTAATTACTTCATCATTTGCTGGGTTTGTTTCACCCAAACAGATGGCAGATAAAAATACAGTAGTTACTGAAGACTCATGGAATGACTCTACATGGGAAAATTGTCAATCTGATCCTATTAGTGCTTATTGTGCCTCCAAGAAATTTGCTGAAAAGGCTGCTTGGGATTTTCTCGAGAAATATAAATCTGAGGTGAAATTTGAACTAGCTGTCATTAGCCCAGGATGGGTATTTGGCCCTCAATTGTTTTCCAGAGGGGTTAAACCCGTTATGAACGTTTCCTGTGAGATAATCAATAAAATTGTTCATGCCAGAAGTATTGATGATGTTCCATTTGAGATGATGGGTCCATACATCGATGTTCGCGACACTGCCAAAGCCCATATATTTGCTTTAGAAAATGATTCATGCAATGGTCATAGATTAATTCTCAACGAAGGGTTTTTTACTGCCCAGGAGATCTTGGATATTGTTCACAACGACTTCCCGGAAGTTGGCAAAGATATTCCAATGGGGAATCCAGGAACTGGTAAAAAGTTGTTGGAAGAAAGATTTACAGCAGATAATTCAAAGACTAGAAAAATCTTAGGATTTCCGTTCCGTGATTTAAAGGAGACAGTGGATGATACAGTAGCACAGATTATAGAAGTAAATGGCAAAAAGTAA